The following are encoded together in the Paludisphaera mucosa genome:
- a CDS encoding transposase: MAAVRKPYPSDLSEERWAVLEPLIPVNADGRPRVVDVREVVDAILHLNRSGCQWDMLPHDLPARSTVHDHFARWRDDGTWQRIQEELRRKVRKASGRHPAPRVA; encoded by the coding sequence ATGGCCGCCGTGCGCAAGCCCTACCCCTCGGATCTGAGCGAGGAGCGATGGGCGGTCTTGGAGCCCTTGATCCCGGTCAATGCGGACGGACGGCCGAGGGTCGTCGACGTGCGCGAGGTCGTCGACGCGATCCTGCACCTTAACCGCTCCGGCTGCCAGTGGGACATGCTGCCGCACGACCTGCCGGCCCGGAGCACCGTCCACGACCACTTCGCCCGCTGGCGGGACGACGGCACCTGGCAACGCATCCAGGAGGAGTTGCGTCGCAAGGTCCGCAAGGCGTCCGGCCGCCACCCGGCGCCGCGGGTCGCCTGA
- a CDS encoding class I SAM-dependent methyltransferase → MELATTSPSQTKMPERFTIRRFIPRQVRRWGRGWLMARDLADGLTWPRSPRDYMGQGTSPTDPEPPGGLERYYDANMEGPGIWKWRQYFELYRRHLEKFVGRSPHLLEVGIYSGGSLGMWRDYFGPGSQIYGLDIEPSTRCYEGPDTRIFIGDQGDRGFWERFRREVPTLDIAIDDGGHAPHQQRITLEEILPHLRPGGVFICEDIHGDTNQFGAYAAGLVQNLNAMAARTHPDGVQAGVVSDATPFQEAIHSIHFYPFALVIEKNASPVKSLVAAKHGTSWQPFGMEPKGVGTATSLRPTEG, encoded by the coding sequence ATGGAGCTCGCCACCACCAGCCCGAGTCAAACCAAGATGCCCGAGAGGTTTACAATCAGACGATTCATCCCGAGGCAGGTTCGTCGTTGGGGGCGGGGCTGGCTGATGGCGAGAGATCTCGCCGACGGCCTGACCTGGCCGCGCAGCCCGCGCGATTACATGGGACAGGGGACGAGCCCGACCGACCCCGAGCCGCCGGGCGGGCTGGAACGCTACTATGACGCGAACATGGAAGGGCCCGGCATCTGGAAGTGGCGACAATATTTCGAGCTTTATCGCCGGCACCTGGAGAAATTCGTCGGCCGAAGCCCGCACCTATTGGAGGTGGGGATTTACAGCGGCGGATCTCTCGGCATGTGGCGGGACTACTTCGGGCCCGGGTCGCAGATTTACGGGCTGGACATCGAGCCGTCGACCAGATGTTATGAAGGGCCGGACACCCGGATTTTCATCGGCGACCAGGGGGATCGTGGATTCTGGGAACGCTTCCGTCGCGAGGTCCCGACGTTGGACATCGCCATCGACGACGGCGGACACGCCCCCCATCAACAACGGATCACCCTGGAGGAGATCCTGCCCCATCTTCGGCCCGGCGGGGTGTTCATCTGCGAAGATATCCACGGCGACACGAACCAATTCGGAGCCTACGCGGCCGGGCTGGTCCAAAATCTGAATGCTATGGCCGCCAGGACCCATCCCGATGGCGTGCAGGCCGGAGTCGTCAGTGACGCGACTCCTTTCCAGGAGGCCATCCATTCGATCCACTTCTATCCGTTCGCGCTCGTCATCGAGAAGAACGCGTCCCCTGTGAAGTCGCTGGTCGCGGCGAAGCACGGGACCAGCTGGCAGCCGTTCGGCATGGAGCCCAAGGGCGTCGGGACCGCGACGTCATTGCGGCCGACGGAAGGGTGA